A DNA window from Chrysiogenia bacterium contains the following coding sequences:
- a CDS encoding glutamine--fructose-6-phosphate aminotransferase yields MCGIVGYLGPKDGVPLVMDGLSRLEYRGYDSAGLASISKGETEVVRAKGKLSELRTALHKRPLSGGLIMGHTRWATHGAPSVKNAHPHRAGP; encoded by the coding sequence ATGTGCGGAATCGTTGGATACCTGGGTCCCAAGGACGGCGTGCCGCTTGTCATGGACGGGCTCTCACGCCTGGAATACCGGGGCTATGACTCGGCCGGGCTGGCCAGCATTTCCAAAGGTGAAACCGAAGTGGTGCGCGCCAAGGGCAAGCTCTCCGAGCTGCGCACGGCCCTCCACAAGCGTCCGCTCAGCGGCGGCCTCATCATGGGACACACCCGCTGGGCCACCCACGGCGCACCCTCTGTAAAGAACGCGCACCCCCACCGCGCGGGTCCCG